The DNA window TAGTATTTACTTGCATGGCTTATATCAAATATCTAGAAACTCAGGGATAATCAAGTATAAATACTTactcacatatatacacaaatacatttgGATTTCAGTGACTGAGGTGTGCCAATATGGAAAAATTAGTAGCAAATTAAGTTCTGGGGGAAAGTAATGTGTTAACTAAGCATACGTAAGATTCTGTGCCGTTGATTTTCATTGCCTTTTGTGAAAATCAGTGTTCCTATAATGTTAACAAAATATCGTTGAAGACATTTAAGAATCCTGGAAGTCTGATATATATTCAGTTGTCTAAAGAGAAATGTTACGTATCCTTATTCCTTCTCAATATTAATGTTTCCATTAGTAATATATCTTTTCTGTTATCTGTATACCTCAAACCATCATATATATTCACGTTTTAATACTTATGTGTTTCAGGGCGTTGACGATGCCTTCTATACATTAGTTCGAGAAATtcgaaaacataaagaaaagatgagcaaagaaggtaaaaagaagaaaaagaagtcaaagacaaagtgtataattatgtaaatacaatttgtacttttttcttaAGGCGTACTTAAGTAAAAGTGGTAATTTTTGTACATTACACTAAAttattagcatttgttttagCATTACCTAATTGTCTTTCTGCTCCATCCATACTGTTAGCTTTTATCttgaatgcttattttaaaatgacagtggAAACTTTTTTCCTCTAAGTGCCAGTATTCCCTGAGTTTTGGTTTTTGAACTAGCAATGCCTGTGAAAAAGAAACTGAACACCTGAGATTTCTGTCCTGGGGTTTTTGGTGCATGCAGTTGATTACTTCCTATTTTTCTTACCATTTGTGAACTTGAGTGTGAAACAAATTAATGAGCCTTTCAAATCATCCCTATTCTGTGTTTTATCAATCATATACATGGATTAATTACTAATTATAACTTCAGTTGAGATTTCACGATTGGTTTTACTGAAGCATTGAGGGAACACAAATTTATGAGCTTCCTGTAGATTCATCTTGTAGGTTTCATGTCCTGTAGTTTCAGTTACCCTTAATGAATGTAAAGGTACACTGTTCACAAaggttttctccttctttccactGCTATTTGTCAACAGTCACGTTCCcccaaatattatattttttctataaaaagggaaaaaattgaaaaaaatacaaggcaatggaatattaaaagGCCATTTACTTTCTACATTAGGTGAATTCCTATAATACTCTGAATAGCTTTTCCTGTTAAGGCAAACCCAGAATGTAATGAGGATTATAACAACCATTTTGGGGGCTATATTTACATGCTACTAAACTTTtgtaataattgaaaaaaatttaacatgtaTTGAATTACAAAAATTCTCATAGGAATTAAATATAGTCTCCCCGTGTCAGATTGCTCTTTCTTAGCATAAATCTTTTCTCGAACTTCAGTCTTTGAAAGTAGTTTTAATTCTACTGGTAatgatgttaaaaattatttggtcCAGTTAGCTTAGTAGGTGTTACAGAGACCAAGGTGGAAAGGCCAGGCCTTGTGTGAGCTTTGAGCTTCACTGAGAGTTTCACAGTATGGACTGCATCCCTATGGTCTTCCAATGTTGTCATGCCTTGGCTGGTCAAAAATGGGGACTGGGAGAGAGTTTGGATAGCTCAGCAGGGTACATTCTCACTATGTGGTAGTCCTACTCAGGAACGTCACTTTTGTTAAAACGAAACGAAACTtcaaaaaaacattatttttaaatgaggttttaGGGTGGGGTggcaagattttaatttttttaaaacaaaatgaaaaagtttcaaAATCTTGAGTATTGGCTAGTTCTCTTAACACTGGCTAAAGTAACACTTTACAAGTCTGGTCCATAATTAAGAATATCTAATgcttataaaatagataaattaatgttaaaatgttctttcaatgcatttaaaatgttaacttattttaaaatatttgaactgaGATGGTGTGTTGAGGTGAAAATATCACTGGACAAGGAGGAAGGTGACTTAGTTTCTAGTTATGTGTCTTTTCATAACTCCAATGTTAGGCAAATCACTTACTATCCATTTCTTCATGTTAAAAGAAGTCATCTCAAAGGCTGTATCTAGCATGAAAACTATGTGATTTACATTCAGTTTACATAAGGATATACCTATTTGTCAGTCTCAGCACAATCTGTAACTTTTTACCTGTGTTATCATCTTCAGTGCCAGTCTTAGGCAAAATTGTGCAAGAGGTGAAGTTTATTTCTGAATATCCATTCTCCGCTTTCAGGACTTCTCCCATATTAGTGTCATCTTGCCTGCCTACCCTTCTACATGCCCCATGActtgatgttttttcttttaatacttctCATTCCCCTAACCTCAAAGGTTTATTGCTGCTTTGGATATCTCCATGAAGGCTTCCCACCAAGTCACATCAAAATGCCCTACATCTTACTTCCTCAGGCTCAGCATAATCCGACAGACACTATAATGGAATTTGACCTAAGAGTTAATTTTCAGGtggtggctgtagcaatttaatCTTGATCCTTTGAACATCATCTCTTTGCTGCCTGGTCCATCAGGGACAAAGTAGGAATTTTCATACCTGCTATGAGGAGTCAGATCCCTATCCAGTGGAATGAGAATTTAACAAAGGTAGTGCTGAAAGAATTCCTTATGTAATCTACAACGACGACTAGCCCTGCTAATGATACATTCCAttgttttaaaagctaaaattttGCAAtgaaagatactttaaaatttattcataaatCTTACTCTTTAgcagaattcatttattcaacaaatatttgagtgccttcTAGATGCCAGGCACTACACAAGGCACTGGGGATATTAGAGTATCCTCAGACAAGGGACATAATCCCTGTCCTTAGGTAGTGCTTATATTCTAGAGCAGTCTGTATTTTAGTGAGGCATCTGGCACATGACCCAGATATAATGCATATTGTAGTTTTGCAAAGAAGTGATTTGGTCTCTAAGCTTAGTTTCTTCCAGTTCTGAAATAATTGTTTTGCTCTGATTCCAATGTAACTGTTTAATCaagctactttttaaaattaaattagtttacttcattgttttaaaggagtaaaatttgaatattgttttttatttgacaGAATGATGTGATTCTATTGGGACAATTATAGTACCAATTAAGTTGTATGTCAGATAATGTTAAAATTCCCTTGTGTGTAGTATGGTCTCTGTATAAGtaattaaaatagactttaaaaattaaacattgaatTCTAAAATAGTTGTTTATCTgggtaaaaataaacagatgccGGACCTaactcacagaaaaggaaacttctATGTAAAAATCAATATGATTTCTGAGATGCTATACTAGACTACAGGTTTATGGAACATTATCTAGTTAGGGTGTTTACACTTGCATAGTACCTCCTCTTGTTTccacacaagagaaagaaatggccaTACTTCAGGAATTGTAGTGTATAACTGAGGGGATTTTTAGGACTCTTGAATTTTTGATGTAGCTGGGCAATATTTTTATGGCAGTGGTAATTATCCTTTATTATGTGAATTTTGAATGgtttaataaaatgtttgtttttgtagagaTTTTAAAAGGGGAGAGATAATcctagaaataacaaatgttatcTAATTATTATAGCCTTAAAGATAAAAATCCTTGAAGTTGAAAAAACTGCTAAATTACATAGGTTTAGACATTAACATGTTTATGGAAGAATGTAGCAGAAGTATGTAGTAAAATTTGAGTGAATATCTCCAATTAGGAATTCTAGGCTCTATTTTAACTGAGTCACACTGCATAGGAATTAGAACCTGACTTTTATAGGTTATCAAAATCTTAGCCACCATTGCACAATTTTGTCCTAAAATATGTAGAAACTTTGTGAGGCATGTTAAGTTGCAGTTTGCACAAGTTCATCTCATTTGTATTccagtgatttctttttcttctatccattttttctgaacaatatatacacatttaggtttttttataGGCAGTAAGAACTATCTGCCATTTCCATTTGCCAAAAAGTAATAATTTCTTGATGATTATGTATTAATGATTTTTAACAACCCATTAGTTATTTTAAAGCTGAACTTACATTTAATAACTTTGGTGTTGATATTGGGTAGCATGAAATCTGCATTGAGAAATTGAACAGCATAAATTGAACAGCTGTAAATTccttcagaaaatgaaatttctttctttctaaagaaaGATATATTCACGTCAGTTCTTTAAAAAGAGTTGTAACTAGTAACACTTGTTTTAGTTTAATAGTTTTAAGTGCCTGTTTGGGATGATAATAGGCAATTTTTAGATGAATTTaggaaaaacaaagttattaCCTACAGAAGTGTCAATTACAGAAGGTCCCCTTCCCTATAGAGAGCTAAATGGGTTATGTAATGTTTTATCCAAAAATTTCCAATTCCACTGTCTTGTGTTTTCATGTTGAAAATACTTTTGCATTTTTCCTTTGAGTGCCAATTTCTTACTAGTACTATTTCTTAATGTAACATGTTTACCTGGAatgtattttaactatttttgtaTAGTGTAAACTGAAACATGCACATTTTgtacattgtgcttttttttttttgtgggacaTATGCAGTGTGATCCAGTTGTTTTCCATCGTTTGGTTGCGCTGACCTAGGAATGTTGGTCATAtcaaacattaaatttaaaaatgaccactcttttaattaaaattaacttttaaatgtttataggAGTATGTGCTGTGAAGTGATCtgaaatttgtaatatttttgtcatGAACTGTACTGCTCCTAATTATtgtaatgtaataaaaatagttACGGTGACTATcgtagtatgtactcttttttttttaatttttaattatttatttatttattttttggccgtgccacacagcttgtggatcttagttccccgaccagggatcaaacctgggcccacagcagtgaaagtgccaagtcctaaccactgggccgccagggaattcccagtagtGTGTACTTCTTGATGGAAATTTGAAACATTAGCCCCATAATTGATATGGGGTAGTTTATAAGCCACAGACACTATAGTATATTAGTAAACCTTTTTGTGCAGCTTGTAAGTTGGATATGTTCTGTATGAAAGGTGCTGTGAACACTATGTAAAGGTTTAAGTGTTTGCTTGAAACCACGTTAGGTTTAGGTCCTGTGCCACGTTAACTCGTTTAGAAGTGGATGCAAAACAAATCTGCCTTTATGACAAAAGAATAGAATAacattatttattactttttattgaagaAGGTAACTGATACACAACGGGTGATTTGTTTTAAGGCCCAAAGGCAGCCAGTGGCAAAAattaataatggaaataattagATAGGTATATATATGTGATGCCAGTTGCTGGCAGGCTGTTTCGAGTTCAGAAGTAATCTTACTCTATACTTATTATTTCTACCGACTGCACTTAAATCATTCTTTGGCAGTGAACCTTGACTCTGTGCTGTTAATGTACCAAATGGGGTCAAAAATAAGGAACTCCTTCAAAAGTTAAGGGCAATAAACTTGCAAGAAATTATTTTGCTTACTTAAATGTGCATTAAACGGCATTCTTTTTCCAGTAAAATGCAGAGATGGGCTAAGAATTggcaaaaatgtattaaaaattaagtacattatattttcattcaaaattgGGTGCTCATCAATTTTCAATTGGTAGTTGGCAGCATCATATAGTTAAATTGCTATTTTAGTATAAAAATTGAGCATAAAGGTTGCTGGTAAAGCTCTCAGTTTGAACAGAAGTGGAAACCTATTTTAGTTcagtaaagtatttttaacaaaatgtattatcttgacattttagaattatttttgtaGTAGCTGGTATACATAAACAGCTGGCACTGATTTTCAAATTATAGTAATAGTGATCAGTTAGTTTTGTTGGTATCTGAGTAATAGCGTTGTTTCATAGCTCTATATTTCTTAAGGAAGTATAATGCTTCTAGTTCTTTCATTACAAATTGGCCCTGTTCAATAAGTTCTTTGATCTTCTCTGGGTCCTTCACatctttgtttttaaggaaaacacTCTTCAGACGCCTTTTAAAATAGTCTGCTCCTTTTGGATAGTCTCGTCCAAGATACAgcagcttaaaaaagaaagattgtaTATTTCTAAACAATCTATGtcatataacatttataaaattggcAACATAAAttacttacatttttataaagattCAGTACTTCTCCTCTTAAAGAACTGGCCATTTGCACGTATCATGGAAAGTATTCACTTTTACATTTAATGtacctaaagaaaaagaaaaacttttacaaATAACTGCACTGTAGTcttaaaaaagaatcagagaaaaagGATTTTACACATTGGTAAAATGGTaccctttcttttcattcaataaatatttattaagcacttttatgttccaggcactgagatGTAGCTATGAATGTGTCAGATAAGATAGCTGCTCTCACAGAACATCTCCAGAGGGGTATACTACAAATAATATCATGAATTGTGATAAGTTCTATGAAGGAAACAGGACAACTAGAGAAAATGGATTGGCAAAGCTGGATATGTAGGTGTACCTCCTTGTATACCAGAGTGGAATGAATTAGATGGAActagatttgaatcccagctgcaTAGTGTTGTacaggttacttaacctttctgagcctcagttttcttgtcagAAGGAGAATTGCCTTTACCCTGCTTTCAAAGCAAGGCTAAAACAGGACACTGGGAAGAGGCCTGATCAAATCAAGAGTGCCCTCCTAAGAAAGGCTAAAGAGGCAAAACTGGGTGTGAGGGTCAAGCAGGTTCACAACTAACAGGAGATGGGCAGTAAGATCGGTGGTGAAGAGGCCAAGTGAACAACCCATAAGGGGCTACACGAGGAGCCGGCGACATCCAGTGGGACAGATAAGCTTCTTCATGTGTACTTGGTTCATGCTGCTAGGGAGAGGCAGCTCTGTAAAGGCACCGTGACAGCCTCACCAGAAAATAATTCCCAATACTTGGGACGGCTGTGGTGGCTCAATCTTAAAATCCTAACGTCATAAGCGTTCAGCTCATGATAGGCCCCAAATAAATGTTAACGTCATTTAAAGCCGCCTTTAAAGTTCCGTGATGCCCATTTTCCTATTGACCTAAAAAGACTTTTATACCTTTTTATGCCCCTCATTAacgtaatttttattttgaaataatttcattacATCTTGGAGAAAAGCTGCAGGTTAGTACTactaagaacattttttttcctgaattatttgAGAATAAGTTGCTAACCCGGTATCAAATCTGCCTGAACACTTTGCAGTGCCATCCGACAGAAACACAGTGCAGCCCACCCATGtaattttatgctttttggtagcgcatattaaaaaataaagcaggtgaAATTACTCTTATATTgtttttatccaaaatattatttcaatgtgTCATGCCAGAAGCGCTTATAGGTACCAATGGCTTCGttgctaccatactggacagcacagcttTAGACTGTATCTCCTGCGAAGAAGGGTGTTTTCCTGCAGCACAATACAACCATcagaatcaggaaattaacaaaCACTGTTACATCACTACCATCGAATCCACAACCCCAAGTTTTGGCAGTTGTCCCAAAGATGCCCTTTATAGCAAAAGTATCCAGTCCATGATTACACACTGCATTTAATTTTCAAGTCTCTAGCCTTCTTCAATCTGAAAAACTTCCTTTGAATTTCCTTGATTTTCATGAACCTGACATTTGTGAAGAACACGGgccatttattttgtagaaatgtGTCTCATTTTGATGTTAAGTCATGGCTAGATTCAGCTTATGTAGTTTGGGCAAAAATATTAGACATGGTGCTTTGTTCATTTCACCGCATCCTATTAGGTGGACACAATTCCCATTTGTTCCATTATGgttgatgttaattttgatcacttgATAAAGGTGGTGTTTGTCGGGACTCTCCTCagttacttttttccctttgaaattagTATTTTGTGGGAGGTACTTTGAGACATAAGTATATGTAGTCCAGAAAAACATTTCCTcttacaaaaacattaaaaataactgtttatTGGGAGGGGGGATAGGCTCGGGGCATACCACTCAAATCGTATACAACTGTAAACGGAGCActaataaaacaacagaaattggtGCCTGGAGAGCTAATTTGGGACAGATTGCTCTCAGCATAGCTGGAGGACACCACAGAGATGTTTAAAATGCTCGAAAATAATAGTCTGTGAATGGGAGCGGGAGGCTGGAGAGCCGGAAGGTATcaaaagaggcaggaggaaatCCTTGGGGATAATGGAtatgtttatcctgcttggggtgAGGTGTAGGCATGTGTCAAATTTATCAAATTGTATTTATGCTTAATAATTGTAGCTTAGTGTATGTCAATTGTACCTtagtaaaactgttttaaaaatagtgcAGATATATATGCTAGCAAAATGCTAAGAGTAGGGCTGGGAGATATTCAGGTACATGTGGAAGGAGAGGGTTACCTATACCACAAGGCTGCCAATCAGTGGTCAGGATAGGTGATTCAACTGTAACCAGGTCAACAGTTGCCAAAAACAGGGTATACCTCTCTGAGGAGGGAGCCCTGGGGGTGagcactttttaaattgttttacaaACATACTTGAAAGGCTCCTGCTGCCAGTACAGCAACTAAGTGAAGACCTTTTCTTGCTGAAGTTTATAAATCTGCTTCGCTGGCTCCTctttcttaggggaaaaaaatcacataggaGCCAACATTATTTCCATGTTAATACTTGTATACTTCTCCTGTTTACTAACAATTTATGAGTTAGTGCACATTACAAGCATACAACATAGCAGAGCAATTTTTCTGAGTTCATTAATATTAGCTTTCTTGTTTTCCTCCAAATTgctatttttctgcttttgtctGTTATCACTTCTGAGCTTTCCTCCAGAAAAGGTAGTCCTTTTCAATCTGCTCCTACAaatgaaaggacaaaaaaaacTTCAGAAGATCTGCATACATGGTTGCAGCTTAGGGACTTTGGGCTTTACTTAGGGTGATCTGAGTGGGCCCTTTATCGGGGAACCTCTGATGTTAGTATCTTAGATGGTTCTCCTCGGCTGGTCAGATTCCCCAGAGAAGTCTTCCAATCTTCTGAGCATTTGCTAATGTAACATTAAGAAGCAGAAGAGGAACCAGGGCCTTGCTTTCAGCATTATGTATACCCAAATCACCTAATCTGCTTCCAGTGTGGTTTTGGTGTACTTAGTATGCCTGAGGACATCCCACTCCAGAGACTAGTATTATtttgtccagaaataaacctcCAGTCTTCTGTG is part of the Phocoena sinus isolate mPhoSin1 chromosome 10, mPhoSin1.pri, whole genome shotgun sequence genome and encodes:
- the ETFRF1 gene encoding electron transfer flavoprotein regulatory factor 1 translates to MASSLRGEVLNLYKNLLYLGRDYPKGADYFKRRLKSVFLKNKDVKDPEKIKELIEQGQFVMKELEALYFLKKYRAMKQRYYSDTNKTN